A genomic region of Vigna radiata var. radiata cultivar VC1973A unplaced genomic scaffold, Vradiata_ver6 scaffold_86, whole genome shotgun sequence contains the following coding sequences:
- the LOC106754207 gene encoding transcription factor bHLH162: MKNLYSELNSLLPSYNPKQVVAVPDQIDEATEYIKRLEEKVKMAKEKKERLMESKRSGSGFETRGSEKPPKMEIHVRGSVLKVILTCGLDNHFVFCEVIRILREENVEVISSSYTIFGDSVIHVVLGEVGQSMIHSGASKVSEKLKWFLNGSICNEEVEPGMLWGSEIGATLPWVLRDPTPHNALQPNPQ, from the exons ATGAAGAATCTTTATTCTGAACTCAACTCTCTTCTCCCTAGTTATAATCCCAAg CAAGTGGTGGCAGTGCCTGATCAAATAGATGAGGCGACGGAGTACATCAAAAGGCTGGAGGAAAAAGTGAAGATGGcgaaggagaagaaagaaaggttaATGGAAAGTAAGAGAAGTGGAAGTGGTTTTGAAACAAGAGGAAGCGAAAAGCCGCCAAAAATGGAGATTCATGTAAGGGGTTCTGTGCTTAAAGTCATTCTAACATGTGGGCTCGATAACCACTTTGTTTTCTGTGAAGTTATCAGAATATTGCGTGAAGAGAATGTTGAGGTAATCAGTAGCAGTTATACAATTTTTGGAGATTCAGTGATTCATGTTGTGCTCGGGGAG GTTGGACAATCTATGATCCATTCTGGAGCTAGCAAAGTGAGTGAGAAGCTGAAATGGTTCTTAAACGGATCCATCTGTAATGAAGAAGTGGAGCCTGGAATGTTATGGGGTTCTGAAATTGGAGCTACTCTTCCATGGGTTCTTCGAGATCCTACCCCACACAATGCCTTACAACCAAATCCTCAgtaa